In Labrus bergylta chromosome 11, fLabBer1.1, whole genome shotgun sequence, one genomic interval encodes:
- the tmem91 gene encoding synapse differentiation-inducing gene protein 1: MENLDELEHPLLGEGHNDNRASGPGPGPGAGQAPGGMFKGYLVKCEEDMAYPPLAWRSYCGHPPELQQQQLLDPCSLPRTLESYYPSAPIWGHTDSLLSKDYLETTFVDIRPGSTLERKLLAETQDYNSLSYSMDDEDDLLPDSDDSSIDDFSDTDSESNFPLMIPQDYLGLAFFSMLCCFWPLGIAAFYLSQKTNKASAQGDFQGANAASRQALWLSVLSIVFGIITYICAIAALISYLSGKPP; the protein is encoded by the exons ATGGAGAATCTAGATGAGCTAGAGCACCCTCTTCTGGGAGAAGGACACAATGACAACCGGGCGTCCGGGCCAGGGCCTGGGCCTGGGGCTGGACAGGCCCCTGGTGGGATGTTTAAGGGCTACTTGGTAAAATGTGAGGAGGACATGGCCTACCCTCCTTTAGCGTGGAGGAGCTATTGTGGACATCCTCCTgagcttcagcagcagcagctactgGACCCCTGCTCCTTACCTCGCACACTGGAGTCCTATTATCCATCAGCTCCGATCTGGGGCCACACAGACTCCCTGCTCAGCAAAGACTACCTGGAGACCACCTTCGTGGACATCCGGCCGGGCTCCACACTGGAGAGGAAGCTGCTGGCTGAGACGCAGGACTACAACAGTCTGTCTTACAGCATGGACGATGAGGATGACCTGCTTCCTGACTCTGAC GACTCATCCATTGATGACTTCAGTGATACAGACAGCGAGAGCAACTTCCCTCTGATGATCCCTCAGGACTACCTGGGTCTGGCCTTTTTCTCCATGCTCTGCTGCTTCTGGCCCCTGGGCATCGCTGCCTTCTACCTATCACagaag ACCAACAAGGCATCGGCTCAGGGGGATTTTCAGGGGGCCAACGCAGCATCTCGCCAGGCTCTGTGGCTCTCAGTGCTCTCCATCGTGTTCGGAATCATAACGTACATCTGTGCCATCGCTGCGTTGATCTCCTACCTGTCCGGAAAACCACCGTAA